A genome region from Oryzias melastigma strain HK-1 linkage group LG12, ASM292280v2, whole genome shotgun sequence includes the following:
- the slc31a2 gene encoding probable low affinity copper uptake protein 2 isoform X2, with product MVLSVLLVLLLTLFYEVLKVWRVWLSGSRLAVRAPACTPPPSMHSESASMLESSPEISLAPVELHAPGATNSWLLRVIQTGLHVLQVVLGYMLMLCVMSYNTWIFLGVVLGSVLGYFLSFPLLDQMQPLRLV from the exons ATGGTGCTGTCCGTGTTGCTGGTTCTGCTGCTCACGCTCTTCTACGAGGTGCTCAAAGTGTGGAGAGTGTGGCTGAGCGGCTCCCGGCTGGCCGTGCGCGCGCCTGCATGCACGCCCCCTCCGTCCATGCACAGTGAAAGCGCCTCCATGCTGGAGAGCAGCCCAGAGATCTCCCTGGCCCCCGTGGAGCTGCACGCCCCCGGCGCCACCAACAG ctggCTGCTGCGTGTGATCCAGACCGGCCTCCACGTGCTGCAGGTGGTTCTGGGATACATGCTGATGCTGTGTGTCATGTCCTACAACACCTGGATCTTCCTGGGCGTGGTCCTGGGATCCGTCCTGGGTTACTTCCTCTCCTTTCCACTCCTGGATCAGATGCAGCCGTTAAGACTGGTGTGA
- the slc31a2 gene encoding probable low affinity copper uptake protein 2 isoform X1 → MRMTFGVSSSVTLLFDGWDVHSPAGMVLSVLLVLLLTLFYEVLKVWRVWLSGSRLAVRAPACTPPPSMHSESASMLESSPEISLAPVELHAPGATNSWLLRVIQTGLHVLQVVLGYMLMLCVMSYNTWIFLGVVLGSVLGYFLSFPLLDQMQPLRLV, encoded by the exons ATGCGC ATGACTTTCGGGGTGTCCAGCAGTGTGACGCTGCTGTTTGACGGCTGGGATGTGCACAGCCCGGCAG GGATGGTGCTGTCCGTGTTGCTGGTTCTGCTGCTCACGCTCTTCTACGAGGTGCTCAAAGTGTGGAGAGTGTGGCTGAGCGGCTCCCGGCTGGCCGTGCGCGCGCCTGCATGCACGCCCCCTCCGTCCATGCACAGTGAAAGCGCCTCCATGCTGGAGAGCAGCCCAGAGATCTCCCTGGCCCCCGTGGAGCTGCACGCCCCCGGCGCCACCAACAG ctggCTGCTGCGTGTGATCCAGACCGGCCTCCACGTGCTGCAGGTGGTTCTGGGATACATGCTGATGCTGTGTGTCATGTCCTACAACACCTGGATCTTCCTGGGCGTGGTCCTGGGATCCGTCCTGGGTTACTTCCTCTCCTTTCCACTCCTGGATCAGATGCAGCCGTTAAGACTGGTGTGA